In one window of Methanoculleus chikugoensis DNA:
- a CDS encoding homoserine dehydrogenase, with protein MRIAILGFGSVGRGIARAILAKNLDITVTGLADSRSGIIDPAGIDLAAALARKENGGPCGGPDVSPGDVVAKADYDVLVEVTPTNVDDGEPALGHIRGALRRQKHVVTSNKGPIALAYPELRALAETNGVFLKYEATVCGAIPLIHAMQEGLAGNTISRLYGVFNGTCNYILTRMAEDSLTYEQALAEARELGYAEADPTYDVEGIDAGIKLVILANTILDMQTTLDDVERTGITLLTPEALRLAEDQDCTIRLIGEIVPEAGVLRVSPRIVAKAHPLVVEGTLNAVTVETDLAGDLTFIGKGAGSTETASAVIGDLLYIRERHVQGS; from the coding sequence ATGCGGATCGCCATCCTCGGGTTCGGCTCCGTCGGCCGGGGCATCGCCCGGGCAATCCTTGCAAAAAACCTTGATATCACCGTCACCGGCCTTGCCGATTCAAGGAGCGGGATCATCGATCCGGCCGGGATCGACCTTGCGGCGGCGCTTGCCCGGAAGGAGAACGGCGGCCCCTGCGGCGGTCCGGACGTCAGTCCCGGCGACGTGGTGGCGAAGGCGGATTACGACGTCCTCGTCGAGGTGACCCCGACGAACGTGGACGACGGCGAGCCGGCGCTGGGCCACATCCGGGGAGCCCTCCGGCGGCAAAAACACGTCGTCACCTCGAACAAAGGCCCGATTGCCCTTGCCTACCCGGAACTCCGGGCGCTTGCAGAGACGAACGGCGTCTTCCTGAAGTACGAAGCGACGGTCTGCGGAGCGATCCCGCTCATCCACGCGATGCAGGAGGGGCTTGCGGGCAACACCATCTCCCGGCTCTACGGGGTCTTCAACGGCACCTGCAACTACATTCTGACCCGCATGGCCGAGGACAGCCTCACCTACGAGCAGGCCCTTGCCGAGGCCCGGGAGCTCGGGTATGCCGAAGCCGATCCCACCTACGACGTCGAGGGGATCGACGCAGGCATCAAACTGGTCATCCTCGCAAACACTATCCTCGATATGCAGACCACGCTCGACGACGTGGAGAGGACGGGGATCACCCTCCTGACACCCGAGGCCCTGCGGCTTGCGGAAGACCAGGACTGCACCATCCGGCTCATCGGCGAGATCGTCCCGGAGGCCGGGGTGCTCCGCGTCTCGCCGCGGATCGTTGCAAAAGCGCACCCTCTCGTCGTCGAAGGGACGCTCAACGCGGTCACCGTGGAGACGGACCTCGCCGGGGACCTGACGTTCATCGGGAAGGGCGCGGGCTCCACCGAGACCGCCAGCGCGGTGATCGGCGACCTCCTCTACATCCGGGAGCGGCATGTCCAGGGTTCTTGA
- a CDS encoding helix-turn-helix domain-containing protein, with the protein MSRVLERRKLYLRLMRQATLESGYFTVADIAEATETPRSTVQDWVNRLIEEGCVLVTEEQRGRHAARYAASSVMPESACRRIFTTVDGGEVEIYHECMSGGCAAFCEFHHARAGGALQSVRRDGTLLRERASLGRREVAVGLDPAPAVGIVGVFHEDGYIRQQIRCIGGPAYSLTDMMSLAEGVCGVTVRREGPVVEGEVVTRALAYVAVGIDDTDTGTEGATFALALALLQHLAKLDGVMPIGHRVAMLNPRLEARTAGNSCSCIELAVEPDLVPRIEEAAVRFVAGEAASPEWGIAVRQGFRVPGALRAYGRSAREAVIGREDAEEAAERFGAHLHGGRGVIGALAAVALIGLPHDVLLDPGRDVCTGWEPVG; encoded by the coding sequence ATGTCCAGGGTTCTTGAACGGAGAAAACTGTACCTGCGGCTGATGCGTCAGGCGACGCTTGAGAGTGGCTACTTTACGGTGGCCGATATCGCTGAGGCGACCGAGACCCCCCGGAGCACCGTCCAGGACTGGGTGAACCGCCTCATCGAGGAGGGGTGCGTCCTCGTCACGGAGGAGCAGCGGGGGCGGCACGCGGCGCGGTATGCGGCGAGCAGCGTGATGCCGGAGAGCGCCTGCCGCCGGATATTCACCACGGTCGACGGCGGCGAGGTCGAGATCTACCACGAGTGCATGAGCGGGGGATGCGCAGCCTTCTGCGAGTTCCATCATGCCCGTGCCGGCGGCGCCCTGCAGTCCGTCCGCCGGGACGGGACGCTGCTCCGCGAGCGGGCAAGCCTCGGGCGGCGGGAGGTGGCCGTCGGGCTCGACCCCGCGCCGGCGGTCGGGATCGTCGGCGTCTTCCACGAGGACGGCTACATCCGCCAGCAGATCCGGTGCATCGGCGGCCCGGCCTACTCGCTCACCGATATGATGTCCCTCGCCGAAGGTGTCTGCGGCGTCACCGTCCGCCGCGAAGGGCCGGTAGTCGAGGGGGAGGTGGTCACCCGGGCGCTCGCCTACGTCGCCGTCGGGATCGACGACACCGATACCGGGACCGAGGGTGCGACGTTCGCCCTTGCCCTCGCCCTCCTCCAGCACCTTGCGAAACTCGACGGCGTCATGCCGATCGGTCACCGCGTGGCGATGCTCAACCCCCGGCTCGAGGCCCGGACGGCCGGGAACTCGTGCAGTTGCATCGAGCTCGCGGTGGAGCCCGATCTCGTGCCGCGGATCGAGGAGGCCGCCGTGCGGTTCGTTGCCGGGGAGGCGGCGTCCCCGGAGTGGGGCATCGCCGTCCGGCAGGGGTTCCGGGTGCCCGGCGCACTCCGGGCCTACGGCAGGAGCGCGAGGGAGGCGGTGATCGGCCGGGAAGATGCCGAAGAAGCCGCCGAGCGGTTCGGGGCGCACCTCCACGGCGGGCGGGGCGTCATCGGGGCGCTCGCGGCCGTCGCGCTCATCGGGCTCCCCCACGACGTGCTCCTCGATCCCGGACGGGACGTCTGCACCGGGTGGGAGCCGGTGGGGTGA
- a CDS encoding DUF2284 domain-containing protein translates to MRRELEEEIEKLSSLARERGAEARRIAAHDVVVAEWVRFKCRFGCKGYGKHMSCPPYAPTPAETGRLLGEYGTALLLRFEGIPGHPDLKPDEIPLDFHPFFRDLILWVNSTVHLLEKTAFYDDFPKAFGFGGYPCIYCEHLHCVAEEHEGVVDESIRRLCRHMDLVRPTMEGAGIDVFSTARKVGWNLHVVPCRDLEYGKIEHGNITSVGLVLIE, encoded by the coding sequence GTGAGACGCGAACTTGAAGAGGAGATCGAGAAGCTCTCCTCCCTTGCACGGGAGCGGGGCGCGGAAGCGCGGCGGATAGCGGCGCATGACGTCGTCGTCGCGGAGTGGGTGCGGTTCAAGTGCCGGTTCGGGTGCAAGGGCTATGGAAAACACATGTCCTGCCCGCCGTATGCCCCCACCCCCGCCGAGACCGGGCGGCTGCTCGGCGAGTACGGCACCGCCCTCCTTCTCCGGTTCGAGGGCATCCCCGGGCATCCCGACCTCAAACCCGACGAGATACCGCTCGACTTCCACCCGTTCTTCCGCGACCTCATCCTCTGGGTGAACTCGACGGTGCACCTCCTCGAGAAGACGGCGTTCTACGACGATTTCCCGAAGGCCTTCGGGTTCGGCGGATATCCCTGCATCTACTGCGAGCACCTGCACTGCGTCGCCGAGGAGCACGAAGGGGTCGTCGACGAGAGCATCCGGAGGCTCTGCCGGCATATGGATCTCGTCCGCCCGACGATGGAGGGGGCCGGGATCGACGTCTTCTCCACCGCCCGGAAAGTCGGGTGGAACCTGCACGTCGTCCCCTGCCGCGACCTCGAGTACGGGAAGATCGAGCACGGCAACATCACCTCGGTAGGGCTCGTCCTCATCGAGTGA
- a CDS encoding inositol-3-phosphate synthase has translation MDSIRIAIVGVGNCASSLLQGIEYYRGKSEKDAIGLMHWDLGGYRPSEIEVAAAFDIDARKVGKDISEAIFSPPNCTTAFCPKMPRTGVAVRMGRVLDGFPGHMQDYREECRFVLAAEEEASREDVVRVLEESGAEILLNYLPVGSEEAARFYADCALEAGVGLVNNMPVFIASDPAWAARFREHGLPIIGDDVKAQLGATITHRVLANLFRQRGVRLDRTYQLNTGGNTDFLNMLNRDRLASKRRSKTEAVQSVLEVPLDDDDIHIGPSDYVCWQKDNKVCFLRMEGRLFGDVPMHLDLRLSVEDSPNSAGIVIDAIRCCRLALDRGVGGALISPSAYFMKHPPVQFRDDDAWHMTEEFIRGARDD, from the coding sequence GTGGACTCGATCAGGATTGCAATCGTGGGCGTCGGGAACTGTGCCAGTTCGCTGTTACAGGGGATCGAATATTACCGGGGGAAGAGCGAGAAGGACGCAATCGGGCTGATGCACTGGGATCTCGGCGGATACCGGCCGTCCGAGATCGAGGTCGCTGCGGCGTTCGACATCGATGCGAGGAAGGTCGGTAAAGATATCTCGGAAGCTATCTTCTCCCCCCCGAACTGCACCACGGCGTTCTGCCCAAAGATGCCGAGAACCGGTGTCGCCGTCCGGATGGGGCGGGTGCTGGACGGTTTTCCCGGACACATGCAGGATTATCGGGAGGAGTGCAGGTTCGTGCTCGCCGCCGAGGAGGAGGCGTCGCGCGAGGACGTCGTCCGGGTGCTCGAGGAGTCGGGCGCCGAGATACTGCTCAACTACCTTCCCGTGGGCTCCGAGGAGGCCGCGCGGTTCTATGCCGATTGTGCGCTGGAGGCGGGCGTCGGCCTCGTCAACAACATGCCGGTCTTCATCGCGAGCGATCCGGCCTGGGCAGCGAGATTTCGTGAACACGGCCTTCCGATCATCGGCGACGACGTCAAGGCCCAGCTCGGTGCGACGATCACCCACCGCGTTCTCGCGAACCTCTTCCGGCAGCGGGGAGTGCGACTCGACCGGACGTACCAGCTGAACACCGGCGGCAACACGGACTTTCTCAACATGCTCAACCGCGACCGCCTCGCCTCGAAGAGAAGGTCGAAGACCGAAGCGGTGCAGTCGGTTCTCGAAGTGCCGCTCGACGACGACGACATCCACATCGGCCCGAGCGACTACGTCTGCTGGCAGAAGGACAACAAGGTCTGCTTTCTCAGAATGGAAGGGCGGCTCTTCGGGGACGTCCCCATGCACCTCGACCTCCGCCTCTCCGTCGAGGACTCGCCCAACTCCGCAGGGATCGTCATCGACGCCATCCGGTGTTGCAGGCTCGCCCTTGATAGGGGCGTCGGCGGTGCGCTCATATCACCGTCCGCCTACTTCATGAAGCACCCCCCGGTGCAGTTCCGGGACGACGACGCCTGGCACATGACCGAGGAGTTCATCCGGGGCGCCCGGGACGACTGA
- a CDS encoding formaldehyde-activating enzyme — MTMDDLCRPDGVPCGPAAVAKAVVDSVAESSRRLRPNLLIIASVFIEWDAADKKKIYDWNYEATKTAIRRTVAGEPGMSEVLARKDTAKHPFA, encoded by the coding sequence ATGACCATGGATGATCTCTGCAGGCCCGACGGCGTTCCGTGCGGCCCGGCCGCCGTCGCGAAGGCGGTGGTTGACAGCGTCGCTGAGTCATCCCGGAGGCTGAGGCCGAACCTGCTGATTATAGCATCGGTCTTCATCGAGTGGGATGCGGCGGACAAAAAGAAGATCTATGACTGGAATTACGAGGCGACGAAGACCGCTATCCGCCGGACGGTGGCGGGTGAGCCGGGGATGAGCGAGGTGCTCGCCCGGAAAGACACGGCCAAACATCCCTTCGCATGA
- a CDS encoding KUP/HAK/KT family potassium transporter, producing MTGHDSHPWHGVLKSMGLVFGDIGTSPIYTLTVIFLLVEPTASNVMGILSLLIWTLIILITVEYAWLAMSLGRKGEGGTIVLRELLTPYIRSKTGLTIVSAMTVIGVALLIGDGVITPAISILSAVEGLVLIPGFGAATEGMLILIAAAIAIGLFAVQQRGTERVAWSFGPLAGTWFLALAVSGIIGILWAPAVLLAVNPYYAIQFLLDGGWPAFFLLSSVILVATGGEALYADMGHLGRTPIVRAWYLVFVALVLNYLGQGAFLLTHPDVHFVLFEMVRSISPLIYVPFLLLSILATIIASQAMISGLFSIVYQGITTRMLPMLKIDYTSAELRSQIYIGSVNWFLLFAVLAVMFLFQSSARLAAAYGFAVTGTMTITGIMITSILFRRRLVLPGLIGIGVTLVDIAFFIAATSKIPAGAYVALIIASIPLAVILIYRAGQNRMACRFRPMELPVFLATYRDLTQEVSKICGTALFFARDVRMIPPYIALTMFTNNIVYEDNIIISIIIQDNPFGVKSGFEDDLAPGLRRFKIEIGYMEVADIKKILQDAGIREKAIFYGLEDIVTDNIVWKVYSAIKRLSPSFVQFYKLPTDKIHGVLTRVEM from the coding sequence GTGACCGGTCACGACAGTCATCCCTGGCATGGTGTCCTGAAATCCATGGGCCTCGTCTTCGGGGATATCGGGACAAGCCCTATCTACACGCTTACGGTGATCTTTCTCCTGGTGGAGCCCACGGCCTCAAACGTGATGGGCATCCTCTCCCTGCTCATCTGGACGCTGATCATCCTCATCACGGTCGAGTACGCGTGGCTTGCGATGAGCCTAGGCAGAAAGGGTGAAGGGGGCACCATCGTCCTTCGGGAACTCCTCACACCCTACATCAGATCCAAAACAGGGTTAACGATCGTTTCCGCGATGACCGTCATTGGCGTCGCGCTCCTCATCGGCGACGGGGTCATTACCCCGGCGATCAGTATCCTCTCCGCCGTGGAGGGCCTCGTCCTGATCCCGGGGTTTGGGGCGGCTACGGAAGGCATGCTCATCCTGATCGCCGCGGCCATCGCCATCGGGCTCTTTGCAGTCCAGCAGCGCGGGACCGAGCGGGTGGCCTGGTCGTTTGGACCACTGGCGGGAACCTGGTTTCTGGCGCTTGCCGTCTCCGGCATCATAGGGATCCTGTGGGCTCCGGCAGTGCTCCTTGCGGTAAATCCTTATTATGCCATCCAGTTTCTCCTGGACGGGGGATGGCCTGCGTTCTTCCTCCTCTCATCGGTCATCCTGGTGGCTACAGGAGGCGAGGCTCTGTATGCGGATATGGGCCACCTGGGGAGAACTCCTATCGTCCGCGCCTGGTATCTCGTCTTCGTCGCCCTGGTGCTCAACTATCTTGGTCAGGGAGCCTTCCTTCTCACCCACCCCGACGTACACTTCGTCCTCTTCGAGATGGTCAGGAGCATCTCACCCCTGATCTATGTCCCGTTCCTCCTTCTCTCCATCCTGGCCACCATCATCGCCTCCCAGGCGATGATCAGCGGACTCTTCTCGATCGTTTACCAGGGGATCACTACCCGTATGCTCCCGATGCTGAAGATCGACTATACGTCCGCGGAACTCCGATCTCAGATCTATATCGGCTCAGTGAACTGGTTCCTTCTCTTTGCCGTACTGGCGGTGATGTTTCTGTTCCAATCCTCCGCCCGCCTGGCCGCCGCCTATGGTTTTGCTGTTACGGGAACCATGACCATTACGGGCATCATGATCACCTCCATCCTCTTTCGCAGAAGGCTGGTTCTCCCCGGGCTTATCGGCATCGGGGTAACTCTGGTGGACATAGCATTCTTCATAGCCGCCACCTCAAAGATTCCGGCAGGAGCCTACGTTGCACTCATCATAGCTTCGATACCGCTTGCGGTCATTCTCATCTACCGCGCCGGTCAGAACCGGATGGCCTGTAGGTTCCGCCCGATGGAACTCCCCGTGTTTCTCGCCACCTACCGGGACCTCACTCAAGAGGTCTCTAAGATCTGCGGCACAGCGCTCTTCTTTGCACGGGACGTCCGGATGATTCCTCCCTACATCGCGCTGACGATGTTCACGAACAACATCGTCTACGAGGACAACATCATCATCTCCATCATCATCCAGGACAACCCCTTCGGGGTGAAGAGCGGGTTTGAGGATGATCTGGCGCCGGGACTCCGGAGGTTCAAGATCGAGATCGGCTACATGGAGGTTGCGGACATCAAAAAGATCCTGCAGGATGCCGGCATCCGGGAGAAGGCTATCTTTTACGGCCTTGAGGACATCGTTACGGACAACATCGTCTGGAAGGTCTACTCTGCCATAAAGCGCCTTAGCCCGTCGTTCGTCCAGTTCTACAAGTTGCCCACGGATAAGATTCACGGCGTTCTCACCCGGGTGGAGATGTAG